A single genomic interval of Rosistilla ulvae harbors:
- a CDS encoding ParB/RepB/Spo0J family partition protein, translated as MTKDRRLGKGLAALLGTPIENERGGDIGLSTEPRSTQTESAAPATNVAPVSRQATKLQPSDIDDGTVPAGQVVHLNVYEIDNNPFQPRRQFDTEEIAALAESLKSHEQLQPVIVRRDGERYQLISGERRLRAAIHGGMTTVRAEIREADDRMVAELAIVENLQRKDLNAVEKAMSFRNYIDQHGCPQNELAKRLKIDRSTVANLMRLLELPDAVLDAIQEGTLTAGHARALLPLGDDDLQCELAETIAKEQWSVRQTESHVSDILQAEEDQETGGQAASAVRKKQVASPQISSLERQLRMDLGTKVEIKQTAKGKGKIVVHFANPEEFERITAAMAGEGSYPEVAAA; from the coding sequence GTGACTAAAGATCGAAGACTTGGAAAGGGATTAGCCGCGCTGTTGGGCACCCCGATCGAAAACGAACGTGGTGGCGACATTGGGCTGTCGACCGAACCACGGTCGACGCAGACCGAATCGGCAGCACCGGCGACGAATGTTGCACCGGTCTCGCGGCAGGCAACCAAATTGCAACCAAGTGACATCGACGACGGGACCGTTCCCGCGGGGCAAGTCGTTCATTTGAACGTCTACGAGATCGATAACAATCCATTCCAACCACGACGCCAGTTCGACACCGAAGAGATCGCCGCGCTTGCCGAAAGTCTGAAGTCGCACGAACAATTGCAACCGGTGATCGTTCGGCGCGATGGCGAACGATACCAATTGATCTCGGGCGAACGCCGCTTGCGCGCTGCGATCCATGGCGGCATGACAACCGTCCGCGCGGAGATCCGCGAAGCCGACGACCGGATGGTCGCCGAGTTGGCGATCGTCGAGAACCTGCAACGCAAGGATCTCAACGCTGTCGAAAAAGCGATGTCGTTCCGCAACTACATCGATCAGCACGGCTGCCCGCAAAACGAATTGGCGAAGCGGTTGAAGATCGATCGCAGCACGGTTGCCAATCTAATGCGGCTGTTGGAATTGCCCGATGCCGTTCTCGATGCGATCCAAGAAGGAACCCTGACCGCCGGTCACGCCCGCGCTCTGTTGCCACTTGGGGACGATGATCTGCAGTGCGAATTGGCGGAAACGATCGCCAAGGAGCAGTGGTCGGTTCGGCAGACCGAGTCGCACGTTTCGGATATTCTGCAAGCGGAAGAGGATCAAGAGACCGGTGGTCAGGCGGCTTCGGCGGTTCGCAAAAAGCAGGTCGCTTCGCCGCAGATCTCGTCGCTGGAACGTCAGCTACGAATGGATCTCGGGACCAAGGTCGAGATCAAACAGACAGCCAAAGGGAAGGGAAAGATCGTCGTCCATTTCGCCAACCCCGAAGAGTTCGAACGGATTACCGCGGCGATGGCGGGCGAGGGGAGTTACCCGGAAGTTGCTGCGGCGTAG
- a CDS encoding ParA family protein encodes MGRILCVANQKGGVGKTTTAVNLAAGLARGGYKTLLVDMDPQCNATSALGIEPAKRHPLIDPNTLRDSIRESTETNLDLLPGSRSFQDVDQLAKATGSEAAMLRRHLETGLHSYDHVLIDCPPSLGTLTRAALAASTEVLMPIQCEYFAMEGLTQMIHVIREAIQATDGRLTFGGILLTMYDPRLELTHEVDSEVREFFGEIVFDTVVPRDVALTEAPSHGENIFQYSPRSRGAYAYTQLCMEVLGRD; translated from the coding sequence ATGGGTCGGATCCTGTGCGTTGCGAATCAGAAAGGGGGCGTGGGCAAAACCACGACCGCCGTTAACCTAGCTGCCGGTCTGGCTCGCGGAGGCTATAAAACTCTGCTGGTCGACATGGATCCGCAGTGCAACGCCACCAGCGCGCTGGGGATCGAACCGGCGAAGCGTCATCCGTTGATCGATCCCAATACGCTCCGCGACAGTATTCGCGAATCGACCGAAACGAATCTCGATCTGTTGCCCGGCAGTCGTTCGTTTCAGGATGTGGATCAATTGGCCAAGGCGACCGGTTCCGAAGCGGCGATGTTGCGTAGGCATTTGGAGACTGGCCTGCACTCTTATGACCACGTCTTGATCGATTGCCCACCGTCGTTGGGGACGTTGACCCGCGCCGCGCTGGCGGCGTCGACAGAAGTTCTGATGCCCATTCAATGCGAATATTTTGCAATGGAAGGGCTGACCCAAATGATTCACGTGATCCGCGAAGCGATTCAAGCCACCGATGGCCGACTGACCTTTGGCGGGATCTTGTTGACGATGTACGATCCTCGTTTGGAATTGACCCACGAAGTCGATTCGGAGGTTCGGGAGTTCTTTGGCGAAATCGTGTTCGACACCGTTGTCCCACGCGATGTCGCGTTGACCGAGGCACCTAGCCACGGCGAAAACATTTTTCAGTATTCTCCGCGATCGCGCGGAGCCTACGCTTATACTCAGCTTTGCATGGAGGTACTCGGCCGTGACTAA
- a CDS encoding PEP-CTERM sorting domain-containing protein yields MFSFEGTDTGTLGNAGSAGRAYWDTNATDPSPPNTTTFVLSNAFQFESNPTSDTSAALVLQFDNANMLTGLLLATQFAGQANQSGTISTVSNFSFNYGTGFSGTNSEVYLTSFENIVLGAGYNVPLSAGPTHATGFQPIQVQSAQTAAAPEPGSLALMASGLAGAALLRRRQRRLKEDRNESELAPAPAAD; encoded by the coding sequence ATGTTTTCGTTCGAAGGGACCGACACTGGAACGCTTGGAAACGCTGGATCGGCCGGGAGAGCGTATTGGGACACCAACGCTACCGACCCTTCTCCCCCCAACACGACAACCTTTGTCCTTAGCAATGCGTTTCAATTCGAAAGCAATCCGACAAGCGACACTAGCGCCGCGCTGGTCCTACAATTCGACAACGCCAACATGCTGACCGGATTGCTTCTAGCGACCCAGTTTGCTGGACAAGCGAATCAATCGGGAACGATCAGCACGGTCAGCAACTTTAGCTTCAACTATGGCACCGGCTTCAGCGGCACCAACAGCGAAGTCTATCTCACAAGCTTTGAGAATATCGTTCTTGGTGCTGGCTACAATGTTCCGCTGTCGGCCGGACCTACGCACGCAACCGGTTTCCAGCCGATCCAGGTCCAGTCGGCGCAAACCGCTGCAGCTCCCGAACCAGGATCGCTCGCGCTGATGGCCAGCGGACTTGCCGGAGCGGCTCTGCTGCGACGACGCCAACGTCGATTGAAAGAAGACCGCAACGAGAGTGAATTGGCTCCAGCGCCCGCGGCCGACTAG
- a CDS encoding DUF1015 family protein, with product MPEISAIRALRYNLGHVGNLSDVVAPSVDALRLEQRDILYKRHPAGCIRLIANREEPGDVRGSSDQRAAKFWRRWQTEGVLQHEAAPEVYIYQQTFADGDQSVSMRGILCGVRFDSPEDRRLYSASEMDDAIVQERFDLVRQCAANFSPVVGLCSDPGDRLQHLLDSAIQDGLEITCVDDAGVRHSMWPISDARTIGAIQEIVGPSPMLVAAGEDRVRASERYFSWLQEHEGPVASDHPANFVLTLIWRLEDSVDLLHSSHRVFGGGNPISSEDLVARIGECFTCNTIAEGPDAAEIAWTPISTSDHQGRLAIYCGTDRRWVLCEAKEAAIDRLRELCPEASDEWCELSVNLLHHLIISDLLQDATPTIQYRRTIEDLVTKLGGPEACSYAALVPPIDVDAMETIAVQEEQLPANTFHLAREPLTGLVFNPLNRR from the coding sequence ATGCCGGAAATTTCCGCGATCCGTGCCCTGCGTTACAACCTTGGCCATGTCGGCAACCTGAGCGACGTCGTTGCTCCCTCAGTCGATGCACTCCGTCTCGAACAGAGAGACATCTTATATAAGCGACATCCGGCCGGTTGCATTCGATTGATTGCCAACCGCGAGGAGCCGGGGGACGTTCGGGGCAGCAGCGACCAACGGGCGGCGAAGTTCTGGCGGCGTTGGCAAACCGAAGGGGTTCTGCAGCATGAAGCGGCTCCCGAGGTCTACATCTACCAACAGACGTTTGCTGATGGAGACCAAAGCGTCAGCATGCGGGGCATCTTGTGTGGTGTTCGTTTTGATTCGCCCGAAGACCGCCGACTCTATTCGGCCAGCGAAATGGATGACGCCATCGTTCAGGAACGCTTCGATTTAGTGCGTCAATGCGCCGCGAACTTCAGCCCCGTGGTGGGCCTTTGTTCGGATCCGGGTGATCGGCTGCAGCATCTATTGGATTCCGCGATTCAGGATGGGTTGGAAATTACGTGCGTCGACGATGCTGGAGTCCGGCATTCGATGTGGCCGATCAGCGACGCTCGGACGATTGGTGCCATTCAAGAGATCGTTGGTCCTTCGCCAATGCTGGTCGCGGCGGGAGAGGATCGTGTGCGGGCGAGCGAAAGGTATTTCAGCTGGTTGCAAGAACATGAGGGTCCGGTCGCAAGCGATCATCCCGCCAATTTTGTGCTGACCCTAATCTGGCGGCTCGAGGATTCGGTCGATCTGCTGCACTCGAGTCATCGGGTGTTCGGCGGCGGCAATCCGATCAGCAGCGAAGATTTGGTTGCACGGATTGGGGAATGTTTCACGTGCAACACGATCGCCGAAGGACCCGATGCGGCCGAAATCGCATGGACGCCGATCTCCACCAGCGATCACCAGGGACGGTTAGCAATCTATTGTGGCACGGATCGGCGTTGGGTTTTATGCGAGGCCAAAGAGGCGGCGATCGACCGTTTGCGCGAACTGTGTCCTGAAGCGAGCGACGAATGGTGCGAGCTTTCGGTCAATCTATTGCACCATTTGATCATCTCCGATCTGTTGCAAGATGCCACGCCGACGATCCAATATCGTCGAACGATCGAAGATCTGGTGACCAAGCTCGGTGGGCCGGAGGCATGTAGCTATGCCGCGTTGGTGCCGCCGATCGATGTCGACGCGATGGAGACGATCGCTGTTCAAGAAGAACAGCTTCCCGCGAACACGTTTCATCTGGCTCGCGAACCCCTGACCGGGCTCGTCTTCAATCCGCTGAATCGACGCTAA
- a CDS encoding creatininase family protein — MKSILEEITLTDVRDGDFRVAVLPFGATEPHNLHLPYGTDTMESRCIGRAVCEAANAQGGRVVLLPTIPYGTETNMNALPLAMNLNPSTMLMVVKDLVESIQRAGIRKIVFLNSHGGNELKPILRELHGQCASQIFLCNWFQMVRDRYHEIFDVAEDHAGEMETSLALAYFPDFVALEDDNSLRADSGARRPMRFEALNEGWVSITRPWHLLTTNSGSGNPHAATAEKGRAVMDLIVQRIAPFLAELSQAEIDDQFPFA, encoded by the coding sequence ATGAAGTCGATCCTCGAAGAAATCACATTGACCGATGTTCGCGATGGCGACTTCCGCGTGGCCGTGCTCCCGTTTGGAGCCACCGAGCCGCACAACCTCCATCTACCGTATGGTACCGACACGATGGAGAGTCGTTGTATCGGGCGGGCGGTTTGCGAAGCGGCCAATGCACAAGGGGGCCGCGTGGTGTTGTTGCCGACCATCCCCTACGGCACTGAAACGAATATGAACGCATTGCCGCTGGCGATGAACCTGAATCCGTCGACGATGCTGATGGTCGTGAAGGATTTGGTGGAATCGATCCAACGGGCGGGGATCCGAAAGATCGTCTTCTTGAACAGCCACGGCGGGAATGAGCTGAAGCCGATCCTGCGGGAACTGCACGGCCAATGTGCGTCGCAGATCTTCCTCTGCAATTGGTTCCAGATGGTTCGCGACCGGTACCACGAGATTTTCGACGTCGCCGAGGACCACGCCGGCGAAATGGAGACCTCGCTGGCGTTGGCCTACTTTCCCGATTTCGTCGCCCTGGAAGATGACAACAGCCTGCGTGCCGATTCGGGAGCGAGACGGCCGATGCGATTCGAAGCGCTCAACGAAGGTTGGGTGTCGATCACACGTCCGTGGCATCTGTTGACGACCAATTCCGGTTCGGGAAATCCGCATGCCGCAACGGCCGAAAAGGGACGCGCGGTGATGGACTTGATCGTCCAGCGGATCGCTCCGTTTTTGGCAGAGTTAAGCCAAGCGGAAATCGACGACCAATTTCCCTTCGCGTAA
- a CDS encoding permease — translation MSNDRYRWFAVGDINAFFGLMLDNVAGLILVVSLLAGVFQFPAEVAVQAMVPGTAIGVFVGDLMFFALAFWLAKRTRRSDVTAMPLGLDTPSTFGMVFFVLGPAFIDGKVRLGLDEMEAARFAWHIGIWAIVMSGLFKVLCSPVSGWIRRSVPRAGLLGSLAAIALVLISFLPLLDILKTPLVGLVALAIVLTSLIGRVPLPFRVPGTLGALIVAGGMFYLLRALGVEGYVASGEHTITPTMFPTMWLEAFEFQWLERFSEAMKYMPIVLPFAIGTVVGGIDCTESAAAAGDEYPTGTVIFVEAIATLAAGLCGGVVQTTPYIGHPAYKQMGGRGAYTLATALLIGTAGVGGYFVYFYQIIPEAAVFPILIFVGLEITAQSFSATPTRHYAAVALACVPALAFLANSFPSQIFGDPSYSIEGLGDPGLRDKLQTLLILSNGFILTSLLWASALASIIDQRLRRAGGLFLICGLLTVFGVIHSPVPGSPLYWPWSAEAAMVRQFALGYAVTGLLLVAWSFWLLTIAAPSDSRAEEVESE, via the coding sequence GTGAGCAACGACCGATACCGCTGGTTTGCCGTAGGCGACATCAACGCCTTCTTTGGTTTGATGTTGGATAACGTCGCGGGGCTGATCCTGGTGGTCAGTCTGTTAGCCGGCGTCTTCCAGTTCCCGGCCGAAGTCGCCGTGCAGGCGATGGTCCCCGGAACGGCGATCGGCGTCTTCGTTGGCGATCTGATGTTCTTCGCCCTCGCATTCTGGTTGGCCAAACGGACTCGCCGCAGCGACGTCACCGCGATGCCTTTGGGGCTCGACACGCCCAGCACGTTCGGGATGGTCTTCTTTGTCCTCGGTCCCGCTTTCATCGATGGCAAGGTTCGGCTGGGACTCGACGAAATGGAAGCGGCCCGTTTCGCGTGGCACATTGGGATCTGGGCGATCGTGATGAGTGGACTATTTAAAGTCCTCTGCTCTCCGGTCAGCGGCTGGATTCGACGAAGCGTTCCGCGGGCGGGGCTGCTCGGTTCGCTGGCGGCGATCGCACTGGTGCTGATCAGCTTTCTTCCATTGTTGGATATCTTGAAAACGCCGCTGGTCGGTTTGGTCGCTTTGGCGATCGTATTGACTTCGCTGATCGGCCGCGTGCCGTTGCCATTTCGCGTCCCCGGCACCTTGGGCGCGTTGATCGTTGCCGGCGGGATGTTCTATCTGTTGCGAGCGTTGGGCGTGGAAGGGTACGTGGCGTCGGGGGAGCATACGATCACGCCGACGATGTTCCCGACGATGTGGTTGGAAGCGTTTGAGTTCCAGTGGCTCGAGCGCTTTAGCGAAGCGATGAAGTACATGCCGATCGTCCTTCCGTTCGCGATCGGAACCGTCGTTGGCGGGATCGATTGCACCGAGAGTGCCGCGGCGGCGGGAGACGAATACCCGACCGGGACGGTGATCTTTGTCGAAGCGATCGCGACCTTGGCGGCTGGGCTGTGCGGCGGCGTGGTCCAGACGACGCCTTACATCGGGCATCCGGCTTACAAGCAAATGGGCGGCCGCGGCGCGTACACCCTGGCGACGGCATTGTTGATCGGAACCGCGGGTGTCGGCGGCTACTTCGTCTACTTCTACCAGATCATTCCCGAAGCGGCGGTCTTTCCGATCCTGATCTTTGTCGGACTGGAGATCACCGCGCAAAGCTTCTCTGCAACTCCCACCCGGCACTACGCTGCGGTCGCCTTGGCCTGCGTTCCGGCCCTCGCCTTTTTAGCCAACAGCTTTCCTTCGCAGATCTTTGGCGATCCGTCCTACTCGATCGAAGGGCTCGGCGATCCGGGGTTGCGGGACAAGCTGCAAACGCTACTGATCCTCTCCAACGGATTCATTCTGACAAGTCTGCTGTGGGCGTCGGCACTGGCTTCGATCATCGATCAGCGATTGCGTCGAGCCGGGGGGCTGTTTCTTATCTGCGGTTTGTTGACGGTCTTCGGTGTGATCCATTCCCCCGTTCCCGGCTCCCCGTTGTATTGGCCATGGAGTGCGGAGGCGGCGATGGTTCGCCAGTTCGCGTTGGGGTACGCCGTGACCGGACTGCTGTTGGTCGCGTGGTCGTTCTGGTTGCTGACGATCGCCGCGCCTTCGGACAGTCGCGCCGAAGAGGTCGAATCGGAATAG
- a CDS encoding ABC transporter ATP-binding protein, which translates to MIPYHSDDSVIELRRLHRNFGKTRAVDDVSFSVPRGTVFGYIGPNGAGKTTSMRILATLELPTLGDAYVDGFSVVNDPDHVRRRLGFMPDAFGTYPSVNCHEYIDFYARAYGLAGRQRHQRVRWVMDFTRLDGIAEKPIRGLSKGMKQRLCLGRALVHDPAVLILDEPAAGLDPRARIELRRMIRALAEDGKTVLVSSHILTELAEMCDRVGIIEQGRLLATGSVDEIQRQQRTHREFVVRVIDHRDTAVQMLESNDHVSHLIVDGELVRFQYEGDVTHQATLLASLIAAGVSVAEFSSHARSLEDVFMQVTEGLVQ; encoded by the coding sequence ATGATTCCCTACCATAGCGACGATTCGGTGATCGAACTGCGGCGGCTGCACCGCAACTTTGGCAAGACCCGCGCGGTCGACGATGTTTCGTTCAGCGTTCCCCGTGGAACGGTGTTCGGTTACATCGGCCCCAACGGCGCGGGGAAGACGACAAGCATGCGGATCTTGGCGACGCTCGAATTGCCGACATTGGGGGATGCTTACGTCGACGGTTTTTCAGTCGTCAACGATCCCGATCACGTTCGCCGTCGATTGGGTTTCATGCCCGACGCCTTTGGAACCTACCCGAGTGTGAACTGTCACGAATACATCGACTTCTACGCGCGGGCCTATGGACTGGCCGGGCGCCAGCGGCACCAACGGGTCCGCTGGGTGATGGACTTCACGCGATTGGACGGCATCGCGGAGAAACCGATCCGCGGACTCAGCAAAGGGATGAAACAGCGGCTGTGTCTGGGGCGCGCTCTGGTTCACGATCCGGCGGTTCTGATCCTCGACGAACCGGCGGCCGGTTTGGACCCTCGGGCGCGGATCGAATTGCGAAGGATGATCCGGGCGCTCGCCGAAGATGGCAAAACCGTTTTGGTCAGCAGCCACATTCTGACCGAGCTAGCCGAGATGTGCGATCGGGTCGGGATTATCGAACAGGGTCGTCTGTTGGCGACCGGCAGCGTCGATGAGATCCAGCGCCAGCAGCGCACGCATCGCGAGTTTGTCGTTCGCGTGATCGACCATCGCGACACGGCGGTTCAAATGCTGGAGAGCAACGATCATGTCAGCCACTTGATCGTCGATGGAGAATTGGTCCGGTTCCAATACGAAGGGGATGTCACTCACCAGGCGACGCTGCTCGCTTCGTTGATCGCCGCGGGGGTGAGTGTCGCGGAATTTTCATCGCACGCCCGATCGCTGGAAGATGTCTTCATGCAAGTTACCGAAGGGTTGGTGCAATGA
- a CDS encoding ABC transporter permease, producing MSQEATQPTTAEAPLWIQRIDAFFDRAGDWCNPILVKEARQALKSRQFIWTFAVLLLGAWIWSFAGTLLMMPGIYYVPGGRAMLMGYYWVLAVPMMLVAPMAANRSLVAEREDGTYEVLSITTLSSYQIILGKLASSVLQLVIYFTALVPCVAFTYILRGIDLPSIALLIASTFLTSVFMVVVGLFLASISNTRSLQSLLMIGMLLLVLLAEYLHGAFAMTLMTSGIRSDDSELLVLLLAILTLYLGVSIFLIVASAAALSPVSENRSTRLRIMMLVLQAVAIFWALYLLMYSAELGVRFSRSMFYDFFPGRGTGIVILVLSAFYWIAMGGLMLGESETLSARVRRGLPKTFLGRVLLTWLNPGPGTGMVFAISSFAGIVAAIYALEASGVINRVANNQSIVPLGLTLLGYMMFFLGITHLLVSMVRGKGSVTPFVSLVATLLMMSLGCIIPYSIGLYVNNFRSFTWDETQITNWAWTLRQFANGAAAVSIPWMVLTMGLLAVAANLLYVGRDVMVRRVSTPQRVLDELAALNPLPESETSSDPLA from the coding sequence ATGAGTCAGGAAGCGACGCAACCGACGACCGCGGAAGCTCCGCTGTGGATCCAACGCATCGATGCGTTCTTCGATCGCGCGGGGGATTGGTGCAATCCGATCCTTGTCAAAGAAGCGCGGCAGGCGCTAAAGAGTCGTCAATTTATCTGGACCTTCGCCGTGCTGTTGCTTGGCGCCTGGATCTGGTCGTTCGCCGGTACGCTGTTGATGATGCCGGGGATCTATTATGTTCCCGGCGGCCGCGCGATGCTGATGGGATACTACTGGGTCCTGGCGGTGCCGATGATGTTGGTCGCGCCGATGGCGGCCAATCGATCGTTGGTGGCTGAGCGCGAGGACGGCACGTACGAAGTCCTGTCGATCACGACACTCTCGTCCTACCAGATCATCCTAGGCAAACTGGCCAGTTCCGTGCTGCAGTTGGTGATCTACTTTACCGCGCTGGTTCCGTGTGTTGCCTTCACCTACATCTTGCGCGGGATCGACCTGCCCAGCATTGCGCTCTTGATCGCGTCGACCTTTCTGACGTCGGTCTTTATGGTCGTCGTTGGGCTGTTCCTCGCATCGATCTCCAACACGCGATCGTTGCAATCGCTGCTGATGATCGGAATGCTGTTGTTGGTTCTGTTGGCGGAATACCTGCACGGTGCTTTTGCGATGACTTTGATGACATCGGGAATTCGCAGCGACGACAGCGAACTGCTGGTACTATTGCTAGCGATCCTTACGCTCTACCTGGGCGTTTCGATTTTCTTGATCGTCGCGTCAGCCGCCGCCTTGTCGCCGGTCAGCGAGAATCGATCGACGCGATTGCGGATCATGATGCTGGTGCTGCAAGCGGTGGCCATTTTCTGGGCACTTTATTTGCTCATGTATTCCGCGGAGCTGGGCGTCCGTTTTTCGCGCAGCATGTTCTACGACTTCTTTCCGGGCCGCGGAACAGGCATCGTCATCCTCGTGCTATCGGCTTTCTACTGGATCGCGATGGGCGGATTGATGTTGGGTGAATCGGAGACATTGTCGGCGCGGGTTCGACGCGGGCTCCCCAAAACCTTTCTCGGTCGCGTTCTGTTAACCTGGCTGAATCCTGGTCCGGGCACCGGCATGGTCTTCGCCATCTCCAGCTTCGCTGGCATCGTCGCCGCGATCTATGCGTTGGAAGCCTCGGGCGTGATCAATCGCGTCGCGAACAACCAGTCGATCGTTCCGCTCGGGCTGACCCTGTTGGGTTACATGATGTTCTTTCTCGGGATCACGCACTTATTGGTCTCGATGGTCCGCGGCAAAGGAAGCGTCACGCCGTTTGTGTCGCTTGTCGCCACGCTGTTGATGATGTCGCTGGGCTGTATCATCCCCTATTCGATCGGGCTGTACGTGAACAACTTTCGCAGCTTCACCTGGGACGAAACCCAGATCACCAATTGGGCTTGGACGCTGCGACAGTTCGCCAATGGTGCCGCTGCGGTATCGATCCCATGGATGGTCCTGACGATGGGATTGCTGGCGGTTGCCGCGAATCTACTTTACGTCGGACGCGACGTGATGGTCCGCCGCGTCTCGACACCGCAGCGCGTGCTGGATGAACTGGCAGCGCTGAATCCACTGCCCGAAAGCGAAACGTCGAGCGATCCGTTGGCGTAA
- a CDS encoding anti-sigma factor family protein — MEATRPIDDGSPSDLDEQLVAYLDGELEDDQRAALEERLMEDPDCKRRLRSLQQTFDMLDELPRTTVNNDFARTTVEMIAVSASQEFEIVKQRRPWKLSAAAVGLLFTTAVTFIVGGVIVRGYQQEQQRELVEGLAVAEHLRAYSQIKSDSDLKFFASLAEQPAWQEHISISRDLEELPVRSVEGRLAAVAEPERTTQLAEMPADLKRDLQLQYEQLVAQPLQRQTELKDYVRQIEARDDADRLTETLVSYVDWLDTLSPPKQTELQSAAATERLRLVTATIQETRRGDHEQLTAEDLDQLYAALFKIAQSRVDELPDALSGEAYATLQRRAETVSKELSLNADEVMAHILVKLYVLPAMRRGSSTDGWWGKVRPVTAEEKKLVRQSLSAKATQFLQNVQDSGDQSNRLFYWTMFAAWKRSPIDGSGNSPLDAYESADAMLRERIDLSDPNEALKALRSRGGGRSGFRPWDGRGGEGRGGDRRGPEGRGPGFDPPGFENGKRGGGPPRGDNRPGDRRGPRAVGVPRDNPPSQPDADK; from the coding sequence ATGGAAGCAACACGCCCGATCGACGACGGTTCGCCCAGCGACCTCGACGAACAATTGGTTGCCTATCTCGACGGTGAACTCGAAGATGACCAACGGGCTGCGCTCGAAGAACGTTTGATGGAAGATCCCGATTGCAAACGGCGCTTGCGATCGCTGCAGCAAACGTTCGACATGCTGGACGAACTGCCACGCACGACGGTCAATAACGATTTTGCTCGCACCACCGTCGAGATGATTGCGGTCAGCGCATCGCAAGAGTTTGAAATCGTCAAACAACGTCGCCCCTGGAAACTATCCGCCGCAGCGGTTGGTCTCTTGTTCACCACCGCGGTCACGTTCATCGTTGGGGGCGTGATCGTTCGCGGTTACCAACAAGAACAGCAACGCGAACTTGTTGAAGGACTGGCGGTCGCGGAGCATCTACGCGCCTATTCGCAGATCAAGAGCGATTCGGATTTGAAATTTTTCGCCTCGCTGGCCGAACAGCCCGCGTGGCAAGAGCATATTTCGATCAGCCGTGATCTGGAGGAATTGCCAGTTCGCAGCGTCGAGGGGCGGTTGGCGGCGGTTGCCGAACCAGAGCGGACGACTCAGTTGGCAGAGATGCCCGCCGATTTGAAACGGGATCTGCAATTGCAGTACGAACAATTGGTCGCTCAGCCACTCCAACGGCAAACGGAGTTGAAGGATTATGTGCGGCAGATCGAAGCTCGCGACGATGCCGATCGATTGACCGAAACGTTGGTCAGTTACGTCGATTGGCTCGATACACTTTCGCCCCCAAAGCAGACGGAGTTGCAATCGGCCGCTGCCACCGAACGTTTGCGATTGGTCACCGCCACGATTCAAGAGACCCGTCGTGGGGATCATGAACAACTGACGGCAGAGGATCTCGACCAGCTGTATGCAGCGCTATTCAAAATCGCCCAGTCGCGGGTCGACGAATTGCCAGACGCACTTTCGGGCGAAGCGTATGCGACGTTGCAGCGGCGCGCGGAAACCGTCAGTAAGGAATTGTCGTTAAACGCCGACGAGGTGATGGCGCACATTTTGGTCAAGTTGTATGTCCTTCCAGCGATGCGAAGGGGCAGTTCGACCGACGGTTGGTGGGGGAAGGTGAGACCGGTAACGGCGGAAGAGAAGAAGTTGGTCCGCCAATCGCTTAGCGCCAAAGCGACTCAATTCCTGCAGAATGTTCAAGACTCCGGGGACCAATCCAATCGGTTGTTCTACTGGACGATGTTTGCGGCTTGGAAACGTTCGCCGATCGATGGCTCGGGCAACAGTCCGTTGGATGCCTACGAATCGGCCGATGCGATGCTTCGCGAACGGATCGATCTGAGCGATCCCAACGAAGCGCTCAAAGCGCTGCGCAGTCGCGGCGGCGGTCGATCGGGCTTTCGGCCTTGGGATGGTCGCGGCGGCGAAGGGCGTGGCGGTGATCGCCGAGGCCCCGAGGGGCGCGGTCCCGGTTTCGATCCGCCAGGTTTCGAAAACGGAAAGCGAGGTGGTGGTCCGCCGCGCGGCGACAACCGTCCCGGCGATCGTCGAGGGCCGCGAGCAGTCGGTGTGCCACGCGATAACCCTCCCTCGCAACCCGACGCCGACAAATGA